The following are encoded in a window of Arthrobacter sp. NicSoilB4 genomic DNA:
- a CDS encoding polyprenyl synthetase family protein, which translates to MTLAEQLRLEQASYVAAVAGKLTDFLTTRQAVMSSISPDIDPLMGSISNLVTGGKRLRALMCYWGWRGAGGEAGAGEVVTAGSALELFQAAALIHDDIIDRSDTRRGGPSVHRRFSELHETQGWALDSERFGHAAAILTGDLCLSFSEESFTEIGQSAASGSRARLIFNLMRAEVMAGQYLDILEEVAGPRRDRAGAVSRAQSIIRFKSAKYSTEHPLALGGALAGANDELLRGYSAFALPLGEAFQLRDDVLGVFGDPVATGKPAGDDLREGKRTVLIAFALDLATPADSAFIDAKLGSPGLDDADVDEIRRIILDCGALQATETLIEEFGHAAFSALDLLPLDDLPKTALRKLAEATVSRAA; encoded by the coding sequence GTGACCCTCGCGGAGCAGTTGCGCCTGGAGCAGGCCTCGTACGTTGCCGCCGTCGCCGGAAAGCTCACCGATTTCCTGACCACTCGCCAGGCGGTGATGTCCTCCATCTCCCCGGACATTGATCCGCTGATGGGGTCCATCTCGAATCTTGTCACCGGCGGAAAACGCCTGCGGGCGCTGATGTGCTACTGGGGCTGGCGCGGCGCCGGCGGTGAGGCCGGGGCCGGCGAAGTGGTGACAGCAGGCTCCGCACTCGAACTCTTCCAGGCCGCGGCCCTGATCCACGACGACATCATCGACCGCTCCGACACCCGCCGGGGCGGTCCCAGCGTGCACCGGCGCTTCAGTGAACTGCACGAGACGCAGGGGTGGGCGCTGGACAGCGAACGGTTCGGCCACGCGGCCGCCATCCTGACCGGCGACCTGTGCCTGTCCTTCAGCGAGGAGTCGTTTACCGAAATCGGGCAGAGCGCAGCGTCCGGAAGCCGGGCGCGGCTGATCTTCAACCTGATGCGGGCCGAGGTGATGGCGGGCCAGTACCTCGACATCCTCGAGGAAGTCGCGGGTCCCCGGCGCGACCGCGCGGGTGCCGTCAGCCGGGCCCAGTCCATCATCCGGTTCAAGTCGGCCAAGTACTCCACCGAACATCCGCTGGCTTTGGGGGGCGCCCTGGCCGGTGCCAACGACGAGCTGCTGCGGGGCTACTCGGCGTTTGCCCTCCCCCTCGGCGAGGCTTTCCAGCTCCGCGACGACGTCCTGGGAGTCTTCGGCGACCCTGTCGCCACGGGCAAGCCGGCCGGAGACGATCTCCGCGAAGGCAAGCGGACGGTCCTGATTGCCTTTGCACTGGACCTGGCCACCCCGGCCGACTCCGCGTTCATCGACGCGAAGCTTGGCAGCCCCGGGCTGGACGACGCCGACGTCGACGAAATCCGCCGCATCATCCTGGACTGCGGCGCACTCCAGGCCACGGAAACACTGATCGAGGAATTCGGGCACGCGGCTTTCTCTGCCTTGGACCTCCTGCCCTTGGATGATCTGCCCAAGACTGCGCTCCGGAAACTGGCCGAGGCCACGGTCAGCCGCGCGGCCTGA
- the dinB gene encoding DNA polymerase IV has translation MHVDMDAFFVSVELRSRPELVGKPVIVGYPADRSVVLSASYEARSFGVRSAMPMVVAMRMCPSAVVFEPRHKLYYEVSGQIMDIFGSITELVEPLSVDEAFLDVGGAIRRLGPPREIGELIRTQVRSELGITASVGIAASKFVAKIASTRCKPNGLLLIGPEETVPYLHSLPVSALWGVGAKTVDVLARMGIRTVADVAASPLPSLRKVLGVSGEHVYRLSWGIDARPVTPVRLEKSIGAEETFAVDTADEALLHRELLRLSHRTAERLRSAGMHARTVALKLRYADFSTITRSRTVGTPIDSAQLLYAVAVQLLESVGDRPMTVRLVGIRAEQLEEAAQAPLQLSLDRRDDNWRAAEQVLDQVTRKFGTKSVLPARLLDPGSNSG, from the coding sequence ATGCACGTGGACATGGATGCGTTCTTCGTCTCCGTGGAGCTGCGCAGCCGTCCGGAACTCGTCGGGAAACCCGTTATCGTGGGCTACCCCGCTGACCGTTCCGTCGTGCTGTCCGCCTCGTACGAAGCCCGGAGCTTCGGCGTCAGGTCGGCCATGCCGATGGTGGTTGCCATGCGGATGTGTCCCTCAGCAGTCGTCTTTGAGCCCCGGCACAAGCTGTATTACGAGGTCTCCGGCCAGATCATGGACATCTTCGGCTCGATCACGGAGCTCGTGGAGCCCCTCAGCGTGGACGAGGCTTTCCTCGACGTCGGGGGAGCGATCCGGCGCCTTGGCCCGCCCCGCGAGATCGGTGAGCTTATCCGCACCCAGGTCCGCAGCGAGCTGGGCATCACCGCGTCCGTGGGAATAGCCGCCAGCAAGTTCGTGGCGAAGATCGCTTCCACGCGGTGCAAGCCGAACGGACTGCTGCTCATTGGCCCCGAGGAGACGGTCCCCTACCTGCACAGCCTTCCGGTCAGCGCCCTCTGGGGCGTCGGAGCCAAAACCGTCGATGTGCTGGCCCGGATGGGCATCCGTACCGTCGCAGACGTCGCGGCGTCCCCGCTGCCGTCCCTGCGGAAGGTCCTCGGCGTTTCAGGCGAGCACGTCTACCGCCTGTCATGGGGGATCGATGCGCGCCCGGTAACCCCTGTCCGGCTGGAGAAGAGCATCGGCGCCGAAGAGACCTTCGCCGTGGACACTGCCGATGAGGCACTGCTGCACCGGGAACTGCTCCGGCTCTCGCACCGGACGGCCGAGCGGCTCCGCAGCGCCGGCATGCACGCCCGGACGGTGGCCCTCAAGCTCCGCTACGCGGACTTCTCCACTATCACCCGCAGCCGCACCGTCGGCACTCCGATCGACAGCGCCCAGCTGCTGTACGCCGTCGCCGTCCAGCTGCTGGAATCGGTCGGGGACCGGCCCATGACGGTGCGGCTGGTAGGTATCCGGGCAGAACAGCTCGAGGAGGCCGCGCAGGCGCCCTTGCAGTTGAGCCTTGACCGCAGGGACGACAACTGGCGGGCGGCCGAGCAAGTCCTGGACCAGGTGACCCGGAAATTCGGCACCAAGTCGGTGCTTCCGGCCCGGCTCCTGGACCCCGGAAGCAATTCGGGCTGA
- the rsmH gene encoding 16S rRNA (cytosine(1402)-N(4))-methyltransferase RsmH, whose amino-acid sequence MTDPDQAKPTSERHVPVLKDRCINLLAPGFEAARSRGETPVVIDATLGMGGHSEAMLQRFPDLHLIGIDRDEEALALAGERLKPFANRIDLVHAVYDEIPEVLADLGFAEVHGVLMDLGVSSLQLDERERGFAYSFDAPLDMRMDTSRGQTAADVVNNYSEEDLVRIIRKWGEEKFAGRIANRIVTARAAKPFATTGELVEQIRGVVPAGAAKSGGHPAKRTFQALRIEVNEELDVLERAIPAAIDAIAVGGRVVVMSYHSLEDKIVKGFFQAGSKSSAPLGFPVELEEHKAELKTLTKGTEVPTAAEIAENPRAASARLRAVERIKARRAV is encoded by the coding sequence ATGACTGACCCTGACCAGGCGAAGCCTACGTCCGAACGCCATGTACCGGTCCTCAAGGACCGGTGCATCAATTTGTTGGCGCCCGGATTCGAAGCGGCCCGCAGCCGGGGCGAGACCCCCGTGGTCATCGACGCAACCCTGGGTATGGGCGGCCACTCCGAGGCAATGCTCCAGCGCTTCCCGGATCTGCACCTGATCGGCATCGACCGTGACGAGGAAGCACTGGCGCTGGCGGGGGAGCGGCTTAAGCCCTTCGCCAACCGGATCGACCTGGTGCACGCCGTATACGACGAGATCCCGGAAGTCCTGGCGGATCTCGGCTTCGCGGAGGTCCACGGAGTCCTGATGGATCTCGGGGTCTCCTCGCTCCAGTTGGACGAACGCGAACGAGGCTTCGCTTACTCCTTCGACGCCCCGCTGGACATGCGCATGGACACGAGCCGCGGCCAGACCGCCGCCGACGTCGTCAACAACTACAGCGAAGAAGACCTGGTCCGGATCATCCGGAAGTGGGGCGAAGAGAAGTTCGCCGGCCGCATCGCCAACCGGATTGTCACCGCACGCGCCGCGAAGCCCTTCGCCACGACGGGGGAACTCGTCGAGCAGATCCGTGGTGTGGTTCCCGCCGGTGCCGCAAAATCCGGCGGGCATCCCGCCAAGCGGACCTTCCAGGCACTCCGGATTGAGGTCAACGAGGAACTCGACGTCCTGGAGCGCGCAATCCCCGCAGCCATCGACGCAATCGCCGTCGGCGGCCGCGTCGTCGTTATGTCCTACCACTCGCTGGAAGACAAGATCGTCAAGGGCTTCTTCCAGGCCGGGTCCAAATCCTCCGCGCCCCTCGGCTTCCCCGTGGAACTGGAGGAGCACAAGGCAGAGCTGAAAACCCTGACGAAGGGCACCGAGGTGCCCACCGCCGCCGAAATCGCCGAGAATCCACGCGCTGCCTCCGCCAGGCTCCGCGCCGTGGAACGCATCAAAGCCAGGAGGGCCGTATGA
- a CDS encoding DUF3040 domain-containing protein, producing the protein MPLSEHEQKLLEQLEKQLHEDDPKFASSMGSDAGRSWSTRHLVIGVLATLAGVVLLLFGVTIQNIFVGVLGFVVMGAGVYYATMRGSAAGKAKAGGTARKSGKPRSSFMSNLEERWDERHRGES; encoded by the coding sequence ATGCCGCTCTCGGAGCACGAACAGAAGTTGCTGGAGCAACTTGAGAAGCAGCTGCATGAAGACGATCCCAAGTTCGCCAGTTCGATGGGGTCGGACGCGGGACGTTCATGGTCAACCCGCCATCTGGTGATCGGCGTCCTGGCCACTTTGGCCGGAGTCGTGCTCCTGCTCTTCGGCGTGACAATCCAGAACATCTTCGTTGGTGTCCTGGGCTTTGTGGTAATGGGCGCAGGCGTCTATTACGCCACCATGCGCGGTTCGGCCGCCGGCAAGGCCAAAGCCGGGGGAACGGCCCGGAAGTCCGGAAAACCCAGGAGTTCGTTCATGAGCAATCTTGAGGAACGCTGGGACGAGAGGCACCGCGGGGAATCCTGA
- a CDS encoding PASTA domain-containing protein, with translation MVQDYSSDPLVGTLVDGRYLIHSRLASGGMSTVYVATDRRLERDVALKVLHPHMTGDPQFLDRLGREAKAAARLSHPHVVGVLDQGEDDRVAYLVMEYIKGHTLRDVLRDKGALPPRLALALIDPVVEGLGAAHDAGLIHRDIKPENVLIADDGRIKLGDFGLARAISTSTSTGALIGTVAYLSPELVLGRQADARSDIYSVGIMLYEMITGRQPFDGEVPIQVAYQHVNSSVGAPSEHVPGLADEIDELVQWCTANDPDKRPVDGNALLSELRHIRRNLSDAELDLQPPAARPALPPVPPLPLPPAGPPGGARDPLAANGATEVIGGRQQPTEFIARGSNPTTVMSAAPRHPGYGPLSAPDEAPDAGGYYDDDDGAASPGPASKRAQRKFDRDEEKARQRAAATPVRSLREGNPRRRGLLWILVLVIAALLAGGAGWFFGMGPGSPGTIPELANKTVAEAQDLLRTAGFQSTTKDVFDDDVAPGLVVVSEPAAGEVIRKFQPVSLAVSKGPELFPLPELTGKSLDEAKTALNGAGMALGNISETFDESAPAGTVLAQAPRSGNPVRHGTPVDLTVSKGPQPIPVPDVRGQEQGAAVKALEAAGLKAVVSPETVNDRRVPKGAVVAQDPATGNLTKGGSVTLTISKGPKLVEVPSFIGKQVTEARKALEDLGFEVQVEEFLGGFFGTVRDQNPVNKQVPEGSVITLTVV, from the coding sequence ATAGTGCAGGATTACTCGTCGGACCCTCTTGTTGGCACCCTGGTGGATGGCCGGTACCTGATTCATTCCAGGCTCGCCAGCGGCGGAATGTCCACCGTCTACGTGGCAACCGACCGCCGGCTGGAGCGTGATGTGGCGCTGAAGGTGCTGCACCCCCACATGACCGGCGACCCCCAGTTCCTCGACCGGCTGGGCCGCGAGGCCAAGGCCGCCGCCCGGCTGTCGCACCCGCACGTCGTGGGAGTGCTGGACCAGGGCGAGGACGACCGGGTGGCCTACCTGGTGATGGAGTACATCAAAGGGCACACGCTGCGCGACGTCCTCAGGGACAAAGGCGCCCTGCCCCCGCGCCTCGCCCTTGCGCTGATCGACCCCGTCGTCGAGGGGCTGGGGGCGGCGCACGACGCCGGCCTCATCCACCGGGACATCAAGCCCGAGAACGTGCTGATTGCCGACGACGGGCGGATCAAGCTCGGCGACTTCGGGCTGGCCCGCGCCATTTCGACGTCCACCAGCACCGGTGCCCTGATCGGCACCGTGGCGTACCTTTCCCCTGAACTCGTGCTGGGCCGCCAGGCGGACGCCCGCAGTGACATCTACTCGGTCGGAATCATGCTTTACGAGATGATCACCGGCCGCCAGCCGTTCGACGGCGAAGTTCCCATCCAGGTCGCCTACCAGCACGTCAACTCGTCCGTCGGCGCCCCTTCGGAGCACGTTCCGGGCCTCGCCGACGAAATCGATGAACTCGTGCAGTGGTGCACCGCCAACGACCCGGACAAACGCCCCGTCGACGGCAACGCGCTTCTCTCCGAACTCCGTCACATCCGCCGGAACCTGAGCGACGCCGAACTGGACCTCCAGCCCCCGGCTGCGCGCCCTGCCCTCCCGCCGGTGCCGCCCCTCCCGCTTCCGCCGGCCGGACCCCCCGGCGGCGCCCGGGATCCGCTCGCCGCCAACGGCGCCACCGAGGTCATCGGCGGCAGGCAGCAGCCCACGGAATTCATCGCGCGCGGCAGCAACCCGACCACCGTCATGTCCGCGGCCCCCCGCCACCCCGGCTACGGCCCGCTGTCGGCCCCGGACGAGGCTCCGGACGCGGGCGGCTACTACGACGACGATGATGGAGCGGCTTCCCCCGGTCCGGCCAGCAAACGGGCGCAGCGCAAATTCGACCGAGACGAGGAGAAGGCCCGCCAGCGCGCCGCGGCCACGCCGGTCCGGAGCCTGCGCGAGGGCAACCCCCGGCGCCGCGGGCTGCTCTGGATCCTCGTACTGGTCATCGCTGCCCTGCTGGCCGGCGGTGCCGGGTGGTTCTTCGGGATGGGGCCGGGCTCCCCCGGCACGATCCCGGAACTCGCGAACAAGACCGTGGCCGAGGCGCAGGACCTGCTCCGCACGGCCGGGTTCCAGTCCACCACCAAAGACGTTTTCGACGACGACGTCGCCCCCGGACTAGTGGTGGTCTCTGAGCCAGCGGCCGGGGAGGTCATCCGCAAATTCCAGCCTGTGTCCCTCGCCGTCTCCAAGGGACCCGAACTGTTCCCCCTGCCGGAGCTGACCGGAAAGTCCCTGGACGAGGCCAAGACCGCCCTCAACGGCGCAGGCATGGCGCTGGGGAACATCTCCGAGACTTTTGATGAATCCGCGCCTGCCGGCACGGTCCTGGCGCAGGCGCCCCGCAGCGGCAATCCGGTCCGGCACGGCACCCCCGTGGACCTCACCGTGTCCAAGGGCCCGCAGCCGATTCCCGTGCCGGACGTGCGCGGCCAGGAACAAGGCGCGGCGGTCAAGGCCCTTGAAGCCGCAGGGCTGAAAGCCGTGGTTTCACCCGAGACGGTCAATGACCGGCGGGTGCCCAAGGGCGCCGTGGTGGCGCAGGATCCGGCCACCGGCAACCTGACCAAGGGCGGGTCGGTGACGCTCACCATTTCCAAGGGACCAAAGCTCGTTGAAGTGCCGAGCTTCATCGGGAAACAGGTCACCGAGGCCCGCAAGGCACTTGAGGACCTGGGGTTTGAAGTTCAGGTGGAGGAATTCCTGGGCGGGTTCTTCGGCACGGTCCGGGACCAGAACCCGGTGAATAAGCAGGTCCCGGAGGGCTCCGTCATCACTCTGACCGTAGTGTGA
- a CDS encoding lytic transglycosylase domain-containing protein: MTTSRSPKPNPRPSLPMIAATTAALPAVVLSSLAIAQPAAAESRPRAIPATLAAAMQAQAQGQSVRSLASALIPAGSVPATVPSSFRPAQVSAPAEYTIARGDTISGIAGRFGLDTYAVLKLNGLQANTVIHPGQKIKLDGSAAPAAPAPAAPAPSAPAGGGVYTVKSGDTLSAIAARHGVKLSEVFGWNGLNMRSMIRPGQQIKIGGGTSAPAPAAPAPAAPAPAAPAPSAPAPAAPASGSYTIKSGDTLSGIAARNGVKLADILSANRLTMSSIIYPGQKLALPGSSIAPASTPSAPPAATVTPLVPNTFLGFSYPAAVVSSANENKALLNASPVPSREQMKTIVADTARRMGVDPSLALAFAFQESSFDHRSVSPANAIGTMQVIPSSGQWASDLVGRGLNLLDPYDNATAGVAIIRQLTRTSPDLDTAIAGYYQGQYSVSKYGMYDDTKQYVASIKAHQKNFA; the protein is encoded by the coding sequence ATGACGACGTCACGTTCGCCAAAGCCCAACCCGAGGCCCAGCCTGCCGATGATTGCGGCCACGACGGCGGCACTTCCCGCCGTCGTCCTTTCTTCTTTGGCGATCGCACAGCCGGCCGCGGCGGAATCCCGCCCCCGCGCCATCCCGGCGACACTGGCCGCGGCAATGCAGGCACAGGCCCAGGGCCAGTCCGTCAGGTCGCTGGCGTCGGCCCTCATTCCTGCCGGTTCCGTCCCCGCCACCGTTCCGTCCTCGTTCCGCCCTGCCCAGGTTTCCGCCCCGGCTGAGTACACGATCGCCCGCGGCGACACGATCAGCGGAATTGCCGGCCGGTTCGGCCTGGACACGTACGCGGTCCTGAAGCTGAACGGGCTGCAGGCCAACACCGTCATCCACCCGGGGCAGAAGATCAAGCTCGACGGTTCGGCTGCACCGGCCGCTCCGGCGCCGGCAGCTCCGGCACCGTCGGCCCCTGCTGGTGGCGGCGTCTACACCGTGAAGTCCGGCGACACACTCAGTGCGATCGCCGCCCGCCACGGCGTCAAGCTCTCCGAGGTCTTCGGCTGGAACGGGCTCAACATGCGCTCGATGATCCGCCCCGGCCAGCAGATCAAGATCGGCGGCGGAACGTCGGCACCTGCCCCCGCGGCCCCCGCCCCGGCGGCTCCGGCCCCGGCAGCGCCGGCGCCGAGCGCCCCTGCCCCGGCAGCTCCCGCATCGGGCTCCTACACCATCAAGTCCGGCGACACGCTCTCCGGCATTGCAGCCAGGAACGGCGTCAAGCTCGCCGATATCCTCTCCGCAAACCGCCTGACGATGAGCAGCATCATCTACCCCGGCCAGAAGCTCGCGCTGCCGGGGTCTTCCATCGCCCCGGCGTCGACCCCGTCAGCCCCGCCGGCCGCCACGGTGACGCCGCTGGTCCCGAACACCTTCCTCGGCTTCAGCTACCCGGCCGCCGTCGTCAGCTCCGCCAATGAGAACAAGGCCCTGCTGAACGCCTCGCCGGTGCCCAGCCGCGAACAGATGAAGACGATCGTGGCGGATACCGCCCGCCGCATGGGCGTTGATCCCTCGCTGGCTTTGGCCTTCGCCTTCCAGGAATCCAGCTTCGACCACCGCTCGGTCTCCCCCGCCAACGCGATCGGCACCATGCAGGTCATCCCGTCCTCGGGCCAGTGGGCATCGGACCTTGTGGGCCGCGGGCTGAACCTGCTGGACCCCTACGACAACGCCACGGCCGGCGTCGCCATCATCCGCCAGCTGACCCGCACCAGCCCGGACCTGGACACCGCCATCGCGGGCTACTACCAGGGCCAGTACTCGGTCAGCAAGTACGGCATGTACGACGACACCAAGCAGTACGTGGCCTCCATCAAGGCCCACCAGAAGAACTTCGCCTAG
- a CDS encoding Rv2175c family DNA-binding protein — translation MSNVESLVGEWLPLPDVAQLLDVSITKVHALLDERALAALRVGERRIRCVPAEFIQDGHAVESLKGTIVVLADAGYSDEELITWLFTPDDSLRGRPIDALREGRKTEIRRRAQSLAW, via the coding sequence GTGAGTAATGTAGAAAGCCTCGTGGGCGAATGGCTGCCCCTTCCCGATGTCGCACAGCTCCTGGACGTTTCGATTACAAAGGTCCACGCGCTTCTTGACGAACGTGCGTTGGCTGCATTGCGGGTCGGTGAACGCCGGATCCGTTGCGTTCCTGCCGAATTCATCCAGGACGGTCACGCCGTAGAGAGCCTTAAGGGAACGATCGTTGTCCTCGCGGACGCCGGCTATTCCGACGAGGAACTCATTACCTGGCTGTTTACGCCGGATGACTCCCTGCGCGGCCGGCCGATCGATGCCCTGCGCGAGGGACGCAAAACGGAAATCCGGCGCAGGGCCCAGTCCCTGGCCTGGTAG
- the mraZ gene encoding division/cell wall cluster transcriptional repressor MraZ — MFLGTHSPRLDEKGRIILPAKFREELAGGLVLTRGQERCIYVFSEAEFGRVHEQMREAPISNKQARDYIRVFLSGASDEVPDKQGRVTIPPALREYAGLGRELAVIGAGTRAEIWDAQAWNEYLAEKETAFSETDDAIPGIL, encoded by the coding sequence GTGTTTCTCGGCACACATTCGCCGCGTCTGGACGAAAAAGGTCGAATCATCCTTCCCGCGAAGTTCCGCGAGGAGCTTGCCGGCGGACTGGTTCTCACAAGGGGCCAGGAACGCTGCATCTACGTCTTCAGTGAGGCGGAATTCGGCCGGGTTCACGAGCAAATGCGGGAGGCTCCAATCTCCAACAAGCAGGCTCGCGACTACATCCGGGTTTTCCTCTCTGGAGCCTCCGACGAGGTGCCTGACAAGCAGGGGCGCGTGACGATTCCGCCGGCGCTCCGGGAGTACGCAGGACTCGGCCGGGAACTCGCCGTCATCGGTGCAGGAACCCGCGCGGAGATCTGGGACGCCCAGGCCTGGAACGAGTACCTCGCCGAAAAGGAAACGGCCTTCTCGGAGACGGACGACGCCATACCGGGGATTCTCTGA
- a CDS encoding penicillin-binding protein 2, whose translation MAQNTGKARKAKAPSATRRLRLGLGVMLTLLLVVGGKLFLVQGIDVGGMAEAALQNRLTPVELPAERGSILDANGTVLASSVIRYNVVVDQRVNTKTETFRRFDEVTEKHVKVSRDQGISELAVLLGMDQKTLKDAVTGTQPYYIVAKDIKPDVEDRISKLQIPGIVTVGTSKRVYPNGSVAGGIVGFLRDGTTGQAGLEQTQDEVLKGVPGKRLFEIGADGLRIPVGVDQLTPAVNGKDIKLTLNSDLQYFAQQAIQSQRDKLSAEWGVVIVQDIKTGDIVAMADTNSPDPNDPGKVDAQDRGIRAVTAAYEPGSVEKMITAAALIEEGKSSPLEKFTIPPSYTVDGQTFNDSFAHGTEDRTLAGILGWSMNTGTVMAGQRLSKEQRYNWLKKFGIGEAPDVGLPAEAKGILTPHEQWDGRQEYTVLFGQGVSQSTLQTVRAFQSIGNNGVMLQPRLIDSYIAPDGTVEKVPAQDPRQIVSPDTARQVRDILESAVTEGQIKEAGLDGYRVGAKTGTSQSPCDDGTAGFCGFTASMVGMAPMDDPRFIVEVVLQRPKGDIYGISNGPVFRSVLSQALRTYNVPPSTGEPVRLPQYAK comes from the coding sequence GTGGCGCAAAACACCGGCAAGGCCCGCAAGGCGAAAGCGCCGAGCGCGACCCGGCGGCTGCGCCTGGGCCTTGGCGTTATGCTGACGCTGCTGCTGGTCGTCGGAGGGAAGCTCTTCCTGGTGCAGGGCATCGACGTCGGGGGCATGGCCGAGGCCGCCCTCCAGAACAGGCTCACACCGGTCGAGCTCCCGGCCGAGCGGGGCAGCATCCTGGATGCCAACGGCACGGTGCTGGCCAGCAGCGTGATCCGTTACAACGTGGTGGTGGACCAGAGAGTAAACACCAAGACCGAGACCTTCCGCCGCTTCGACGAGGTCACTGAAAAACACGTCAAGGTGTCCCGGGACCAGGGCATCTCCGAACTGGCCGTACTGCTGGGCATGGACCAGAAAACGCTCAAGGATGCCGTCACCGGAACCCAGCCGTACTACATCGTGGCCAAGGACATAAAGCCGGACGTCGAGGACCGCATCTCCAAACTGCAGATCCCGGGTATCGTCACCGTTGGCACCAGCAAGCGGGTGTACCCCAACGGCTCGGTGGCCGGCGGAATCGTCGGCTTCCTCAGGGACGGCACCACCGGCCAGGCCGGCCTCGAGCAGACGCAGGACGAGGTCCTGAAAGGCGTCCCCGGCAAGCGGCTCTTCGAAATCGGCGCCGACGGGCTCCGCATCCCGGTCGGAGTGGACCAGCTGACCCCCGCCGTTAACGGCAAAGACATCAAGCTCACCCTGAATTCGGACCTCCAGTACTTCGCCCAGCAGGCCATCCAAAGCCAGCGGGACAAACTCAGCGCCGAGTGGGGCGTCGTCATCGTCCAGGACATCAAGACCGGCGACATCGTCGCCATGGCGGACACCAACTCCCCGGACCCCAACGACCCGGGCAAGGTCGACGCGCAAGACCGCGGTATCCGTGCCGTCACTGCCGCCTACGAGCCCGGCTCGGTCGAGAAAATGATCACGGCCGCGGCCTTGATCGAGGAAGGCAAGTCGAGCCCGCTGGAGAAGTTCACCATCCCGCCGTCGTACACGGTGGACGGGCAGACGTTCAACGACTCCTTCGCCCACGGCACTGAGGACCGGACCCTGGCCGGCATCCTTGGCTGGTCCATGAACACCGGCACCGTCATGGCCGGCCAGCGGCTCAGCAAGGAGCAACGCTACAACTGGCTGAAGAAGTTCGGCATCGGGGAAGCGCCGGACGTTGGCCTTCCCGCCGAAGCCAAGGGCATCCTGACGCCCCACGAGCAATGGGATGGCCGCCAGGAGTACACCGTGCTGTTCGGCCAGGGCGTCTCGCAGTCCACGCTCCAGACCGTCCGGGCCTTCCAAAGCATCGGCAACAACGGTGTGATGCTCCAGCCGCGGCTGATTGACAGCTACATCGCCCCCGACGGCACAGTAGAGAAAGTGCCGGCGCAGGATCCGCGGCAAATCGTCTCCCCGGACACCGCCCGGCAGGTCCGGGACATCCTCGAGAGCGCCGTCACAGAAGGCCAGATTAAGGAAGCCGGGCTGGACGGCTACCGGGTCGGGGCCAAGACCGGCACATCGCAGTCGCCCTGCGACGACGGCACCGCCGGGTTCTGCGGCTTCACGGCGTCGATGGTGGGGATGGCGCCGATGGACGATCCGCGGTTTATTGTTGAAGTGGTCCTGCAACGGCCCAAGGGCGATATCTACGGAATCTCGAACGGACCGGTTTTCCGGTCCGTGTTGAGCCAGGCGCTGCGGACGTACAACGTCCCGCCGTCCACCGGAGAGCCCGTCCGGTTGCCGCAGTACGCCAAGTAG